A stretch of the Bradyrhizobium sp. CCBAU 53351 genome encodes the following:
- a CDS encoding class I SAM-dependent methyltransferase has protein sequence MTAQAPLQDPFAGFKAVQKEAWSLFTPMEVFTTPSAAKLVSFAGVATGQALLDVGCGTGVAAITAARRGAKVRGLDLSPVLIERAREHAQLANLDVDFVEGDAESLPYGDNEFDLVLSQFGHMFAPRPEVAIGEMLRVLKPGGTIAFSTWPPHLYVGRMFALIGRHLPPPEGVASPVSWGDPKIVAERLAGKAKDISFEMDIMTPSALSPQHFRRTMETTIGPLIKLVAQYKDEPDRLRSLRSELEALISEYLDGSNNVMRQQFLMTKARKA, from the coding sequence ATGACCGCGCAAGCCCCGTTGCAGGACCCGTTTGCTGGTTTCAAGGCAGTCCAGAAGGAAGCCTGGTCGCTGTTCACGCCGATGGAGGTGTTCACGACACCCTCGGCCGCCAAGCTCGTGAGTTTCGCCGGGGTCGCTACCGGCCAAGCGCTGCTCGACGTCGGATGCGGTACCGGCGTCGCTGCGATCACGGCGGCGCGCCGTGGTGCGAAGGTCAGAGGTCTCGACCTGTCTCCGGTCCTGATCGAACGAGCCCGCGAGCACGCGCAGTTGGCGAACCTCGATGTCGACTTCGTCGAAGGCGACGCCGAAAGCCTGCCCTATGGCGACAACGAGTTCGACCTGGTGCTCAGCCAGTTCGGCCACATGTTCGCGCCGCGTCCGGAGGTCGCCATCGGCGAGATGCTGCGCGTGCTGAAGCCCGGCGGCACCATCGCCTTCTCCACCTGGCCGCCGCATCTCTATGTCGGACGGATGTTCGCGTTGATCGGCCGCCATCTGCCGCCGCCCGAGGGCGTGGCATCGCCGGTGTCGTGGGGCGATCCGAAGATCGTCGCCGAACGTCTCGCAGGGAAGGCGAAGGACATCTCCTTCGAGATGGACATCATGACGCCGTCCGCGCTCAGCCCGCAGCATTTCCGCCGCACCATGGAAACCACGATCGGGCCTTTGATCAAGCTCGTCGCCCAGTACAAGGACGAACCGGACAGACTGCGGAGTCTTCGCAGTGAGCTCGAGGCGCTGATCTCCGAATATTTAGACGGAAGCAACAACGTGATGCGCCAGCAATTCCTGATGACGAAGGCGAGGAAGGCATAA
- a CDS encoding DUF2927 domain-containing protein: MSALNPSSTALRSALLALAALTCVPDTAPIAAAGELPAISSRQRAEKKSFTDGEIVDGFLKTAFGAEYHLAGRVDRIRKFDGPVRVYAESDRADRKAQLAKVVADIGKRVQHLDIAMIDSNEAANVRVKLVRDRDLFRTISSFYGAEKAREIRTSLDPQCLSGFRKNDNFEIEHSDVILTVDNGDFTFLDCAYEELLQSLGPINDTASVPWTMFNDNVSMGYFDVYDQYILNLLYDPRIRAGMTVQEVKAVLPEVLADVRAWVKQVNDLKE, translated from the coding sequence ATGAGCGCATTGAATCCGTCCTCGACTGCCCTTCGCTCCGCCTTGCTGGCGCTCGCCGCGCTCACATGCGTGCCTGACACCGCACCCATCGCCGCCGCGGGCGAACTGCCCGCGATCTCCTCGCGCCAGCGCGCCGAGAAGAAGAGCTTTACCGACGGCGAGATCGTCGACGGCTTCCTGAAGACGGCGTTCGGCGCCGAATACCACCTTGCCGGCCGCGTCGACCGCATCCGCAAGTTCGACGGACCCGTGCGCGTGTACGCCGAGAGCGACCGCGCCGACCGCAAGGCGCAGCTCGCCAAGGTCGTGGCCGACATCGGCAAGCGCGTGCAGCATCTCGACATCGCCATGATCGACAGCAACGAGGCGGCGAATGTGCGCGTGAAGCTGGTGCGCGACCGCGATCTGTTCCGCACCATCTCGAGCTTCTATGGCGCGGAAAAAGCCCGCGAGATCCGCACCTCGCTCGACCCGCAATGCCTGTCCGGCTTCCGCAAGAACGACAATTTCGAGATCGAGCATTCCGACGTGATCCTCACCGTCGACAACGGCGATTTCACCTTCCTCGACTGCGCCTATGAGGAGCTCTTGCAATCGCTCGGGCCCATCAACGACACCGCGAGCGTGCCGTGGACCATGTTCAACGACAACGTCTCCATGGGCTATTTCGACGTCTACGACCAGTACATCCTCAACCTGCTGTACGATCCCCGCATCAGGGCCGGCATGACCGTCCAAGAGGTCAAGGCGGTACTGCCCGAAGTGCTCGCCGACGTGCGGGCGTGGGTGAAGCAGGTGAATGATTTGAAGGAGTGA